From the Oceanicaulis alexandrii DSM 11625 genome, one window contains:
- a CDS encoding ABC transporter permease produces the protein MARLPVLNLALRSIANRRATAILTVLTVAISVMLFLGVEKVRHGARESFENTISGVDLIVGARSSPVNLLLYSVFHIGDATNNITWESYETVASASGVAWTVPISLGDSHRGHRVIGSTPDLFEHYQYGGGRHLEFASGQPFSDLFGAVIGAAVAREQGYQTGDEIIVAHGMGAVGFIEHDSNPFTVVGVLAPTGTPLDQSVMVTLEAIEAIHLGGATGSGATVSADELRAMDLTPDQLTAFFVGLDSPVAALRLQRAINTYPEEPLQAVIPGVALAQLWSIVGVAERTLAAVAAFVVLTGLVSILTAILTSLNERRREMAILRALGARPGHVFVLLVAEAALVALAGAVLGAIATYGALNALAPLLEARFGILLPGLAPGLYDLTIVGAVTGAAALLGLFPAWRAYRNSLADGMTIKL, from the coding sequence ATGGCGCGTCTGCCTGTCCTGAACCTCGCCCTGCGCTCCATCGCCAATCGCCGCGCCACCGCCATCCTGACCGTGTTGACGGTCGCCATTTCAGTCATGCTGTTTCTCGGCGTGGAGAAAGTGCGCCATGGCGCCCGCGAGAGCTTTGAAAACACCATCTCCGGCGTCGACCTGATCGTCGGCGCGCGATCGAGCCCGGTGAACCTGTTGCTCTATTCGGTGTTCCACATCGGCGACGCCACCAACAACATCACCTGGGAAAGCTATGAGACAGTGGCCAGCGCGTCCGGCGTGGCCTGGACCGTGCCGATCAGCCTGGGCGATTCCCATCGCGGTCACCGGGTGATCGGGTCGACGCCGGACCTGTTCGAACACTATCAATACGGCGGCGGACGCCATCTGGAGTTCGCCAGCGGCCAGCCCTTCAGCGACCTGTTCGGCGCCGTGATCGGCGCCGCCGTCGCGCGCGAACAGGGCTATCAGACTGGCGACGAAATCATCGTCGCCCACGGCATGGGCGCGGTGGGCTTCATCGAACATGACAGCAACCCGTTCACCGTGGTGGGCGTGCTGGCGCCCACCGGGACGCCGCTGGACCAGTCCGTCATGGTCACCCTTGAAGCGATTGAAGCCATCCATCTGGGCGGCGCCACAGGATCGGGCGCGACTGTCTCCGCTGATGAGCTGCGCGCCATGGATCTGACGCCGGACCAGCTCACGGCCTTTTTCGTGGGGCTCGACAGCCCGGTGGCCGCGCTTCGGCTGCAGCGCGCCATCAACACCTATCCCGAAGAACCGCTGCAAGCCGTGATCCCGGGCGTGGCGCTGGCTCAGCTGTGGAGCATTGTGGGCGTCGCCGAACGCACTCTGGCCGCCGTGGCGGCGTTTGTAGTGCTGACAGGCCTTGTGTCGATCCTGACAGCCATTCTGACCAGCCTGAATGAGCGGCGGCGCGAAATGGCGATCCTGCGCGCCCTGGGCGCCCGCCCCGGCCATGTCTTCGTGCTGCTGGTGGCGGAAGCGGCCCTGGTCGCGCTCGCCGGCGCTGTCCTGGGGGCGATCGCCACGTATGGCGCGCTCAACGCGCTCGCTCCGCTGCTGGAGGCGCGCTTCGGCATTCTCTTGCCGGGCTTGGCGCCGGGGCTATACGATCTGACCATTGTCGGCGCCGTTACCGGAGCCGCCGCTCTTCTCGGCCTGTTTCCGGCCTGGCGCGCCTATCGCAATTCGCTCGCTGACGGCATGACGATCAAACTGTAA
- a CDS encoding ABC transporter ATP-binding protein has translation MTSTPAPPALALSDLRFAYTRRQPDVISIDALRVEAGERIFLRGASGSGKSTLLGLISGILEPRSGDLEILGQAMQTLSPAKRDAFRAAHLGVIFQMFNLLPYLPVGENVMLPCRFSSERARQAEAAGGEQAEARRLLERLGLDAREVWSQRAANLSVGQQQRVAAARALIGKPGLILADEPTSALDADSRDAFIALLKEECTASGAALLFVSHDGGLASQFDRALDLSEINTVSAKEPA, from the coding sequence ATGACCTCGACGCCTGCGCCCCCCGCCCTCGCCCTGTCTGATTTGCGCTTCGCCTATACGCGGCGTCAGCCGGATGTCATCTCCATTGACGCCCTGCGCGTGGAAGCCGGCGAGCGAATTTTCCTTCGAGGCGCCAGCGGGTCCGGCAAATCCACATTACTGGGCCTGATCTCCGGCATCCTGGAGCCTCGCTCGGGCGATCTGGAGATTCTGGGCCAGGCGATGCAGACCCTGTCCCCGGCGAAGCGCGACGCGTTTCGCGCGGCGCATCTGGGCGTGATCTTCCAGATGTTCAACCTGCTGCCCTATCTGCCGGTGGGCGAGAACGTCATGCTGCCCTGCCGGTTCTCATCCGAGCGTGCGCGTCAGGCTGAAGCTGCAGGCGGCGAACAGGCTGAAGCGCGCAGACTGCTGGAACGGCTTGGCCTTGACGCCCGTGAAGTCTGGTCCCAGCGCGCGGCCAATCTCAGCGTCGGCCAGCAACAGCGCGTCGCCGCGGCGCGCGCCCTGATCGGCAAGCCGGGGCTGATCCTGGCGGACGAGCCGACCTCGGCGCTTGATGCAGACAGTCGCGACGCCTTCATCGCCTTGCTCAAGGAAGAATGCACCGCGTCTGGCGCGGCCTTGCTGTTCGTCAGCCATGACGGCGGCCTCGCCTCCCAGTTCGACCGCGCGCTGGATCTGAGCGAGATCAACACGGTCAGTGCGAAGGAGCCTGCATAA
- the trxB gene encoding thioredoxin-disulfide reductase, whose protein sequence is MAETRHAKLVIIGSGSAGYTAAIYAARAMLEPLLIAGMQPGGQLTITTDVENYPGFADPIQGPWLMEQMKAQAENMGTAFADDLIVDADLSARPFKLTGDSGVVYTADAVVIATGASAKWLGLDSEQAYQGYGVSACATCDGFFYRDKEVFVVGGGNTAVEEALFLTNFASKVTLVHRRDSLRAEKIMQDRLFNHPKVEVVWDSQLEEVTGEDKPVKSVTGVRLKNVKTGEIEARPADGVFIAIGHAPATELFTGQLETKEGGYLVTAPDSTSTTIPGVFAAGDVTDDKYRQAITAAGMGCMAALEAERYLAALDAARDKASDAA, encoded by the coding sequence ATGGCCGAGACCCGTCACGCCAAGCTTGTCATCATCGGTTCCGGTTCCGCCGGCTACACCGCCGCGATCTACGCCGCCCGCGCCATGCTGGAGCCGCTCCTGATTGCGGGCATGCAGCCAGGCGGTCAGCTGACCATCACCACCGATGTGGAAAACTATCCCGGCTTCGCCGACCCCATTCAGGGTCCCTGGCTGATGGAGCAGATGAAGGCCCAGGCGGAAAACATGGGCACGGCCTTCGCCGATGACCTGATCGTCGACGCCGATCTCAGCGCGCGCCCGTTCAAGCTGACCGGCGATAGCGGCGTGGTCTACACCGCGGACGCCGTGGTCATCGCCACCGGCGCCAGCGCCAAATGGCTCGGCCTGGACAGCGAGCAGGCGTATCAGGGCTATGGCGTGTCCGCCTGCGCCACATGCGACGGGTTTTTCTATCGCGACAAGGAAGTCTTCGTGGTCGGCGGCGGCAACACCGCGGTGGAAGAAGCGCTGTTTCTGACCAATTTCGCCTCGAAAGTGACGCTGGTGCACCGCCGCGATTCCCTGCGTGCGGAAAAGATCATGCAGGACCGCCTGTTCAATCACCCCAAGGTGGAAGTGGTCTGGGACAGCCAGCTTGAAGAGGTCACCGGCGAAGACAAGCCGGTCAAATCCGTCACCGGCGTCCGGCTTAAGAACGTCAAGACCGGCGAGATCGAAGCGCGCCCCGCTGACGGCGTCTTCATCGCCATCGGCCATGCTCCGGCGACGGAATTGTTCACCGGTCAGCTGGAAACCAAGGAAGGCGGCTATCTGGTCACCGCGCCTGATTCCACCTCCACCACGATCCCCGGCGTGTTCGCCGCGGGCGACGTGACCGACGACAAGTATCGCCAGGCCATCACGGCGGCGGGCATGGGCTGCATGGCGGCGCTGGAAGCGGAACGCTATCTCGCCGCCCTCGACGCCGCCCGCGACAAGGCGTCCGACGCAGCTTAA
- a CDS encoding mitochondrial fission ELM1 family protein produces MDTRSCIVVSDGRRGIENQALGLAEALGRLTPLQILPIQVPRTGKLPDASMIEPDLWIGCGRAAVRAAALHRRRWRRTRFVYVQKPRSHTDLFDLIIAPRHDRMHGPNVLNILGSPNRITPQRLNEGASAFADRLEALPGPHAALLIGGDSKHHRFTDAACANLLDEADSIRRQAGSLMITVSRRTPDALTETLRSRYAQAERVWFHDGDGPNPYFAFLAAADWICVTEDSTNMLCEAAATGAPVYRLGVDGDPGKFRLLYAGLEGAGAVRPYLGRLESWSYDPLHETDRAAHAVLEILA; encoded by the coding sequence ATGGACACGCGCTCTTGCATTGTGGTCTCTGACGGGCGTCGGGGCATTGAAAATCAGGCCCTTGGCCTGGCCGAAGCGCTTGGGCGGCTGACCCCGCTCCAGATCCTGCCCATCCAGGTGCCCCGCACCGGGAAATTGCCGGATGCGAGCATGATCGAGCCCGATCTGTGGATCGGCTGTGGCCGGGCGGCGGTGCGCGCGGCGGCGCTGCATCGACGGCGCTGGCGGCGCACGCGGTTTGTTTATGTCCAGAAACCGCGCAGTCACACAGACCTGTTCGACCTGATCATCGCACCTCGCCATGACCGGATGCACGGGCCGAACGTGCTCAACATTCTGGGCTCGCCCAACCGGATTACGCCGCAACGCCTGAACGAAGGCGCAAGCGCGTTCGCTGACCGGCTTGAGGCCCTGCCCGGTCCGCACGCCGCCCTGCTGATTGGCGGCGACAGCAAGCATCATCGTTTCACCGACGCCGCCTGCGCCAACCTTCTGGACGAGGCGGACTCCATAAGGCGCCAGGCGGGGTCTCTGATGATCACCGTGTCGCGCCGCACGCCGGATGCGCTGACCGAAACGCTGCGCAGTCGCTACGCCCAGGCCGAGCGGGTCTGGTTTCATGACGGTGACGGCCCCAACCCCTATTTCGCCTTTCTGGCGGCGGCGGACTGGATTTGCGTCACCGAGGATTCCACGAACATGCTGTGTGAGGCCGCCGCCACGGGCGCACCGGTCTACCGGCTGGGAGTGGACGGCGATCCGGGCAAGTTCCGTCTGCTTTACGCCGGGCTGGAAGGCGCCGGCGCCGTGCGCCCCTATCTGGGCCGGTTGGAGAGCTGGAGCTACGATCCGCTTCACGAAACCGACAGAGCAGCGCACGCCGTGCTTGAAATTCTGGCCTAG
- a CDS encoding BlaI/MecI/CopY family transcriptional regulator — translation MTTEPNPSELEVLKALWSHDRLSAREVHDQIGEAQRWSYSTTRTVIQRMVDKGLVNKDSVHGLAVFAAADRKVDLISRLVRSFTKRVLEADPTALPASAFAGSRLLDEGERAELDALLKAGADEGGHKDNEEEAGQ, via the coding sequence ATGACGACCGAACCCAATCCCAGCGAGCTCGAAGTGCTCAAGGCGCTCTGGTCCCATGACCGGCTCAGCGCCCGTGAAGTCCACGACCAGATCGGTGAGGCGCAGCGCTGGTCCTATTCCACCACTCGTACGGTCATCCAGCGCATGGTCGACAAGGGCCTGGTGAACAAGGACAGCGTGCATGGCCTCGCCGTGTTCGCGGCGGCCGATCGCAAGGTCGATCTGATCAGCCGACTGGTGCGCAGCTTCACCAAGCGTGTGCTGGAAGCGGACCCAACCGCTCTGCCGGCGTCTGCTTTCGCAGGCAGCCGCCTGCTCGACGAGGGCGAGCGCGCCGAACTCGACGCCTTGCTGAAAGCAGGCGCGGATGAGGGCGGCCATAAGGATAACGAGGAGGAGGCAGGGCAATGA
- a CDS encoding M56 family metallopeptidase yields MTFMDLIWTSAASIPAALSAWLAARVLEPHLSPRLGVRLWQAARLAAFAPILVVLGAGLIPQQQSANASSVQVILGDGAQQTVPVAAPLFQPILDFAELTVSSVPAALLPLIAVLYLAGLTIMAARGVLQRGQIRTLIRASVADNGRLSELAQRWRAHLGLPQTLAPVRVVDAVISPFVVGIKPVILAPDTLAKRDDAEAAIAHELMHIKRGDERDRLIGEALAALIWFNPVYRAIERRLAAARELACDADVLDALGPDQRRPYAEAIAGLAPMPAVATGFLTDLERLRKRRVEAALSHTGAKPRALAAVLAGAAILLAGAPSAALAVMLSGQEVQGAETRVLSEAVGEQVLAAQEAAQAEDHQRALDILNTIEPQSPYDAFIVEQLKARALFELDDFPASVEAFEAALVSGGANEEERYRVETAILQLSLVMEDYEAVSQSLERLLQFDFPMSGQMSRTVAQAYLQLDEFEAALPYAEYARQVQDGEDRDTLLLLQYLYEQTGRADDATAMRQIRLALFPEN; encoded by the coding sequence ATGACCTTTATGGATCTGATCTGGACCAGTGCCGCGAGTATTCCCGCCGCCCTGTCCGCCTGGCTCGCAGCGCGTGTGCTGGAGCCGCATCTGTCCCCGCGTCTGGGCGTGCGCCTGTGGCAGGCGGCCCGCCTGGCCGCCTTTGCGCCGATCCTGGTGGTGCTGGGGGCAGGCTTGATCCCTCAACAGCAGAGCGCCAACGCATCGAGCGTGCAGGTGATTCTGGGAGATGGAGCGCAGCAGACTGTGCCCGTCGCTGCGCCGCTATTCCAGCCGATTCTCGACTTTGCCGAGCTGACTGTATCTTCCGTGCCTGCCGCGCTCCTGCCGCTCATTGCGGTTCTCTATCTGGCGGGTCTCACGATCATGGCGGCGCGAGGCGTTTTGCAACGCGGCCAGATCCGCACCCTGATCCGCGCCTCGGTCGCCGACAATGGACGTTTGTCAGAACTCGCCCAACGCTGGCGGGCGCACCTTGGACTGCCGCAAACCCTGGCTCCGGTGCGAGTGGTGGATGCGGTGATCTCGCCTTTCGTGGTGGGCATCAAGCCGGTCATCCTGGCGCCGGATACGCTGGCAAAGCGTGACGATGCCGAAGCCGCCATCGCTCATGAGCTGATGCATATCAAGCGCGGCGATGAGCGGGACCGCCTGATCGGTGAGGCGCTGGCGGCGCTGATCTGGTTCAACCCGGTCTATCGCGCCATCGAGCGTCGTCTGGCCGCCGCGCGTGAGCTGGCCTGTGATGCGGATGTGCTGGACGCCCTGGGGCCCGACCAACGCCGCCCCTATGCCGAAGCGATTGCTGGCCTCGCGCCCATGCCGGCGGTGGCGACAGGGTTCCTGACCGATCTGGAGCGTTTGCGCAAACGCCGCGTTGAGGCCGCGCTCAGCCATACCGGCGCCAAGCCGCGCGCCCTGGCAGCCGTCTTGGCGGGCGCCGCGATCCTGCTGGCCGGGGCCCCGTCAGCGGCGCTCGCGGTGATGCTGAGCGGGCAGGAGGTGCAGGGCGCTGAAACCCGCGTGTTGAGCGAAGCTGTCGGCGAGCAAGTGCTGGCGGCGCAAGAGGCTGCGCAGGCCGAGGACCATCAGCGGGCTTTGGATATCTTGAATACGATCGAACCCCAGTCGCCGTATGACGCATTCATCGTCGAACAACTCAAAGCACGGGCTCTGTTTGAGCTGGATGATTTCCCTGCTTCGGTAGAGGCCTTTGAAGCCGCTCTCGTCAGCGGCGGCGCTAACGAGGAAGAGCGGTACAGAGTCGAGACGGCGATTCTCCAGCTCAGCCTCGTCATGGAAGATTATGAGGCCGTGAGTCAGTCGCTGGAGCGGTTGCTTCAGTTTGATTTCCCGATGTCAGGTCAAATGAGCAGGACGGTCGCTCAAGCCTATTTGCAGTTGGATGAGTTCGAGGCTGCCCTGCCATACGCTGAATACGCGAGGCAGGTTCAGGATGGTGAAGACCGGGACACGCTGCTGTTGTTGCAATACCTCTATGAGCAGACTGGTCGAGCTGACGACGCCACCGCCATGCGTCAGATCCGCTTGGCTCTGTTTCCCGAGAACTGA
- the greA gene encoding transcription elongation factor GreA has product MQKIPMTAEGHKALDEELRHLKSVERPAVIAAISEAREHGDLSENAEYHAAKERQGWIEGRVQELEDKIARAQVIDISKMSGSHVKFGATVTVVDEDTEQESTYKIVGDDEADVKSGKISLSSPIARSMINKEEGDVVEVNAPGGVKSYEILKVEWK; this is encoded by the coding sequence ATGCAGAAAATTCCGATGACCGCCGAGGGCCATAAAGCGCTCGACGAAGAACTCAGACACCTCAAGAGCGTGGAACGGCCTGCCGTGATCGCCGCGATTTCCGAAGCGCGCGAACATGGCGACCTGTCCGAGAACGCCGAGTACCATGCCGCCAAGGAGCGGCAGGGCTGGATTGAAGGCCGCGTGCAGGAGCTTGAGGACAAGATCGCCCGCGCCCAGGTCATCGACATCTCCAAGATGTCGGGCAGCCATGTGAAGTTCGGCGCCACCGTCACCGTGGTGGACGAGGACACCGAGCAGGAGAGCACCTACAAGATCGTCGGCGATGACGAGGCCGATGTGAAATCGGGCAAGATCTCGCTCTCCTCCCCGATCGCCCGCTCCATGATCAACAAGGAAGAAGGCGATGTGGTCGAGGTCAACGCGCCCGGTGGCGTGAAAAGCTATGAGATCCTCAAGGTCGAGTGGAAATAG